The Chryseobacterium sp. 52 genome includes a region encoding these proteins:
- a CDS encoding PH domain-containing protein — protein MSEMSRLDEIKEELEKLDINPTFFARKEIRELPDVLSKDEKIVYLVEGRNKTTKHHIILVATDRRLIFVDKEFMYGLKVEDFSYDKISSIQYETSLMLGSIDIQVSDHIVEIDGVGKYEAELFCEKVRDFMSRPKEYFQNKSVPTILDQLEQLGKLKENGVVSEEEFNEQKKKLLNQ, from the coding sequence ATGAGTGAAATGTCAAGACTCGACGAAATAAAAGAAGAGTTGGAAAAATTGGATATTAATCCCACTTTTTTTGCGAGAAAAGAAATTCGTGAACTTCCTGATGTCCTTTCAAAGGATGAAAAAATCGTTTATCTTGTAGAAGGTAGAAATAAAACGACGAAGCATCATATCATTTTGGTAGCGACCGACAGAAGATTGATTTTCGTAGATAAAGAATTCATGTACGGACTAAAGGTTGAGGATTTTTCTTATGACAAGATAAGTTCTATACAATACGAAACTTCATTAATGTTAGGGTCCATTGATATTCAGGTATCAGATCATATTGTTGAGATCGATGGTGTTGGTAAATATGAGGCTGAATTATTTTGCGAAAAAGTAAGAGATTTTATGTCCCGTCCTAAAGAATATTTTCAGAATAAGTCTGTCCCTACAATTTTGGATCAATTAGAGCAGCTGGGAAAGTTAAAAGAAAATGGAGTTGTAAGTGAAGAAGAATTTAATGAGCAAAAGAAAAAACTGCTTAATCAATAA
- a CDS encoding GNAT family N-acetyltransferase, protein MEDKKLYDIIEQWLKAWLLSRKLPLPVRYKSGFKVEVGEEKQKIRYVFPELNHDFLELSKQIEEPWIYLKVCASPDEVSKKVSEKWKMQPPGYMMYCLGSMKNSEAKLSEGYRIEYETYNSTTVVKIFSENGEPASVGRVVLVDDLAVYDRIVTEEKHRRKGLATFLMKELEKIALSNHISNHFLVATEEGRALYESIGWKLYSNYTSIVI, encoded by the coding sequence GTGGAAGATAAAAAGTTATATGATATTATAGAACAATGGCTGAAAGCTTGGTTGTTGTCCAGAAAGCTTCCACTTCCTGTTAGATATAAATCCGGATTTAAGGTTGAAGTAGGAGAGGAAAAGCAAAAAATAAGATATGTTTTCCCTGAACTCAATCATGATTTTCTTGAGCTTTCAAAGCAGATTGAAGAGCCCTGGATTTATCTCAAAGTCTGTGCTTCTCCGGATGAGGTTAGCAAAAAGGTATCTGAGAAATGGAAAATGCAGCCTCCGGGATATATGATGTACTGTTTAGGCTCAATGAAAAATTCAGAAGCAAAATTATCTGAAGGTTACCGGATTGAATATGAAACATATAATTCCACAACCGTCGTTAAAATCTTTTCTGAAAATGGAGAGCCGGCATCTGTTGGCCGTGTTGTTCTTGTAGATGATCTCGCAGTGTATGACAGAATTGTAACAGAAGAAAAGCACCGTAGAAAAGGTCTCGCTACTTTTTTGATGAAAGAACTTGAAAAAATTGCATTATCAAACCATATTTCCAATCATTTTTTAGTAGCAACAGAAGAGGGAAGAGCACTCTACGAATCCATAGGATGGAAGCTTTACAGTAATTATACCTCTATTGTAATTTGA
- a CDS encoding PH domain-containing protein — translation MGNICALCNAELTSIDTLLGENKLSDGGNLCNKCLDKVSSIHQELLYNLNAFSINDIKSLVQTGKIEPETEQPKEIAQEIQIENRSVFINPDEMPHDLYKRRLKEIKYQLQRVGANLSMFTKGEIKELPHIIGTDEIIIAATDAQFLNTVDAGILLVTPKRIVSVSKAMFSPVKVNEYTNETITEVSFVSNSISPIIKLHIGNKVIDFECFYDRQDAEIFYNFIEKIYNKEIGQKQLGATKEVASNLIFEQLEKLGKLRESGILTEEEFAEQKKKLLDQIS, via the coding sequence ATGGGCAATATCTGTGCATTATGTAATGCTGAACTGACGTCAATAGACACGCTTTTAGGAGAAAACAAACTTTCAGACGGAGGCAATCTGTGTAATAAATGCCTGGATAAAGTAAGCAGTATCCATCAGGAACTTCTGTACAACCTCAATGCATTCAGTATCAATGATATTAAAAGTCTTGTTCAAACAGGGAAAATAGAACCGGAAACAGAACAACCTAAAGAAATAGCACAAGAAATTCAGATAGAAAACAGGTCGGTATTTATCAATCCGGATGAGATGCCTCATGATCTTTATAAAAGAAGATTAAAAGAAATAAAATACCAGCTGCAGCGGGTTGGCGCCAACCTCTCTATGTTTACGAAAGGAGAGATCAAAGAGCTTCCGCATATAATTGGCACCGATGAAATCATTATAGCAGCAACAGATGCCCAGTTTTTAAATACGGTAGATGCCGGCATTTTACTGGTAACGCCAAAAAGGATTGTTTCTGTGTCAAAAGCAATGTTTTCTCCTGTAAAAGTGAATGAGTATACTAATGAAACAATCACTGAAGTAAGCTTTGTAAGTAATTCCATATCTCCTATCATTAAACTCCATATCGGAAATAAGGTTATTGACTTCGAATGCTTTTACGACAGGCAGGATGCTGAAATATTTTATAATTTCATCGAAAAAATTTACAACAAAGAAATAGGTCAGAAACAGCTGGGTGCAACAAAAGAAGTAGCATCAAATCTTATTTTTGAACAGCTTGAAAAACTGGGGAAATTAAGAGAAAGCGGAATTTTAACCGAAGAAGAATTTGCAGAACAGAAAAAGAAACTTTTGGACCAAATTTCGTAA
- a CDS encoding PH domain-containing protein, with protein sequence MNTECSLCGTPLTSMDTLLGENKLSDGGILCNKCLNKATNVNKDLVSDLAKYTIVQIRSMVLNGGGEQEMAIETEEFQTIEIAQPRIVETPSQSIQFTYTADAPSRLDELKDQIVATGARLSLFVDSEVEELVNVLDQDEKLIAIAEGKYLYNNLEGIVVSTEKRIIFIDKKFFGGVFENEFPLHKVSSVQHDTSLMSSTLKVYTPGFTAEFKLYIKSAAKNFYDAVQSYIGRSEDQIRLQQMQAKLQQQQTVQQPQPSQSNSDEKEAPAVIFEQLEKLGKLREMGVLTEEEFAEQKKKLLAKL encoded by the coding sequence ATGAACACTGAATGTTCTTTATGCGGAACTCCGCTTACCTCCATGGATACGCTTTTAGGCGAAAATAAACTTTCCGACGGAGGAATCCTGTGCAATAAATGCCTGAATAAAGCCACAAATGTCAATAAAGATCTTGTATCCGACCTTGCAAAATATACTATTGTCCAGATAAGAAGTATGGTGCTGAACGGCGGAGGTGAACAGGAGATGGCCATTGAAACTGAAGAATTTCAAACCATAGAAATAGCCCAACCCCGAATTGTAGAAACCCCGTCTCAAAGTATTCAGTTTACTTATACAGCAGACGCACCTTCGAGACTGGATGAACTCAAAGACCAAATCGTGGCAACAGGTGCCAGGCTGAGTCTTTTTGTAGACAGTGAAGTGGAGGAGCTGGTGAATGTCCTTGACCAGGACGAAAAACTGATTGCCATTGCAGAAGGGAAATATCTTTATAATAATCTGGAAGGGATTGTAGTTTCAACAGAGAAAAGAATCATCTTCATTGATAAAAAGTTTTTCGGAGGTGTTTTTGAAAATGAATTCCCCCTTCACAAGGTCAGTTCAGTACAGCATGATACCAGCCTGATGTCTTCAACGTTAAAAGTATATACACCGGGTTTCACTGCAGAATTCAAGCTCTACATAAAGAGTGCTGCAAAAAACTTCTATGACGCTGTACAGAGTTATATTGGCCGTTCTGAAGATCAGATCAGACTTCAACAGATGCAGGCTAAATTGCAACAGCAGCAAACGGTACAGCAACCTCAGCCATCTCAATCGAATTCTGATGAGAAAGAAGCGCCTGCGGTGATTTTTGAACAGCTTGAAAAATTAGGAAAATTGAGAGAAATGGGTGTTCTGACTGAAGAAGAATTTGCTGAACAGAAGAAAAAACTGTTGGCTAAACTATAA
- a CDS encoding sugar porter family MFS transporter, with protein sequence MQQIKNTLIIYKAVLVASVGGLLFGYDTAVISGSIGFMRTYYHLSDAMTGWTASCALLGCLVGAMYSGLLSDRIGRKKVLMISALLFIISSVGTALAPGLWLFVGFRIIGGMGIGIASILSPMYISEMAPAAIRGRLVSIFQLGIVTGILIIYFVNAYIAGIYDESWNVSYGWRWMFGSGIIPSLIFIVLLFSVPESPRWLVEKKRYTEALSILNLIHGEKKATAELSSIKESLKDTRPFSFSHLKDLKLKKALVIGIMLAVFSQITGINAIMYYAPEIFKSTGVGSGSALLQTIIVGVINVIFTFVAIKYVDYWGRKTLLLYGIAGMIISLGIVGFAFFMQQQGIIILIAILGYIASFAMSLGPLTFVVISEIFPNSARGTAMSIATFFLWLAVFAVSQTFPLLMGSLGAAYTFWLYMTAAFVALIFIWKKVPETKGKTLEEIEEEWLQK encoded by the coding sequence ATGCAGCAGATTAAAAATACTCTCATTATTTATAAGGCTGTTCTGGTAGCATCCGTTGGAGGCTTATTATTCGGCTATGATACAGCGGTAATTTCCGGATCTATTGGTTTTATGCGGACTTATTATCATTTGTCTGATGCCATGACAGGTTGGACGGCTTCATGTGCTTTGCTGGGATGCCTTGTGGGGGCTATGTATTCAGGTCTGCTGAGTGACCGGATTGGAAGGAAAAAAGTTTTAATGATTTCTGCACTGCTATTTATTATTTCCTCTGTCGGGACTGCATTAGCGCCAGGTCTTTGGCTCTTTGTAGGATTTCGTATTATTGGTGGGATGGGAATAGGCATCGCGTCCATACTTTCGCCGATGTATATTTCAGAAATGGCACCTGCGGCCATACGGGGGCGTCTGGTTTCAATTTTCCAGTTGGGTATTGTAACGGGTATCCTTATTATTTATTTCGTGAATGCTTATATTGCCGGTATTTATGATGAAAGCTGGAATGTTTCTTACGGATGGAGATGGATGTTTGGCTCAGGTATTATTCCTTCGTTAATTTTTATTGTGCTGCTTTTTTCGGTTCCCGAAAGCCCACGCTGGCTGGTAGAAAAAAAACGATACACAGAAGCTTTATCCATACTGAATCTTATTCATGGAGAAAAAAAGGCGACTGCAGAGCTCAGTTCTATTAAAGAATCATTGAAAGATACACGTCCTTTTTCATTTTCCCATCTGAAAGATTTAAAACTGAAAAAAGCACTTGTCATAGGGATAATGCTAGCTGTATTTTCACAGATTACAGGGATCAATGCCATTATGTATTATGCTCCTGAGATCTTTAAATCAACCGGGGTAGGATCAGGTTCAGCTCTACTGCAGACCATAATTGTAGGCGTTATTAATGTAATATTCACTTTTGTAGCCATAAAATATGTGGATTACTGGGGACGCAAAACGCTACTGCTGTATGGCATTGCGGGAATGATTATTTCTCTGGGTATTGTAGGTTTTGCTTTTTTTATGCAACAGCAAGGCATTATCATACTTATTGCGATACTTGGGTATATTGCCAGCTTTGCCATGTCGCTTGGCCCGCTTACATTTGTTGTAATTTCTGAAATATTTCCTAACAGTGCACGGGGTACAGCAATGTCTATAGCCACTTTCTTTCTTTGGCTCGCCGTTTTTGCTGTTTCACAGACCTTTCCTTTACTTATGGGATCTTTGGGAGCAGCTTATACATTCTGGCTATATATGACAGCTGCTTTCGTTGCTTTGATCTTTATCTGGAAGAAGGTTCCGGAAACCAAAGGGAAAACACTTGAAGAAATCGAAGAAGAATGGCTTCAGAAATAA
- a CDS encoding class I mannose-6-phosphate isomerase: protein MKSNYNKFPVTPIKDHTCIAGWKNIINKLTEDTPKIIAIECYPGVFVEEIITEVREYLNPALIINSYSAMKSEAEISALVEPYVTDDPVFGYMTSLELEDYFDKTKIIELKRNIDSAKGCVVIVGPGALLLNSHPQLILYADMPRWEIQKRYRNNTACNLGKTNYTDSFSYQYKHAYFVDWRVCDRYKKRILENSHFVLDTTKRQQPKMITVDAMYDALEQIVTSPFRVVPFFDPGPWGGQWLKEVCDLDRSLPNYAWGFDCVPEENSLLLGFGDEVVEIPSVNLVFFQPEALLGEKVYEGFGDEFPIRFDFLDTMGGGNLSLQVHPLKDYIKEKFGMSYTQDESYYILDAGEEAFVYLGLKENINPENMIRDLEKAQNTNASFDADEYVQKWPVRKHDHVSIPAGTVHCSGANSVVLEISATPYIFTFKLWDWERMGLDGKPRPIFLEHGKNTIQWNRVASWTKENILNLTVPVADGDGWHEERTGLDALSFIETRRHWFSKKVLHHTEGIVNVLNLIEGREVIIESPDESFAPYIIRYAETFIVPASVGAYTITPYGESEGKECATIKASIRTDMIKDKILK from the coding sequence ATGAAATCGAATTACAACAAATTTCCGGTTACCCCTATAAAAGACCATACCTGTATTGCAGGTTGGAAGAATATTATAAATAAATTAACCGAGGATACCCCAAAGATCATTGCTATTGAATGCTATCCGGGTGTTTTTGTGGAAGAAATTATAACAGAGGTAAGGGAGTATCTGAATCCTGCTTTGATCATTAATAGCTACTCTGCGATGAAGTCGGAAGCAGAAATTAGTGCATTGGTAGAGCCTTACGTTACTGATGATCCCGTATTTGGATACATGACATCTCTTGAACTGGAAGATTATTTTGATAAGACAAAAATAATTGAACTGAAGAGAAATATAGATTCTGCAAAGGGTTGTGTGGTTATTGTAGGGCCTGGAGCACTTCTGCTGAACAGTCATCCGCAGTTGATCCTTTATGCAGATATGCCCCGCTGGGAAATACAGAAACGCTACCGTAATAATACGGCCTGTAATCTGGGGAAAACAAATTATACAGACTCTTTTTCCTACCAATATAAACATGCGTATTTTGTAGACTGGCGGGTGTGTGATCGTTATAAAAAAAGAATACTGGAAAATAGCCATTTTGTTCTGGATACTACAAAGCGCCAGCAGCCAAAGATGATTACCGTAGATGCAATGTATGATGCTTTAGAACAAATTGTCACTTCACCTTTCAGAGTTGTTCCGTTTTTTGATCCCGGTCCTTGGGGAGGGCAATGGCTGAAAGAAGTCTGTGACCTTGATAGAAGCCTTCCGAACTATGCCTGGGGATTTGACTGTGTTCCTGAAGAAAACAGTTTGTTATTGGGATTTGGAGATGAAGTTGTAGAAATACCATCGGTGAATCTTGTATTTTTTCAGCCTGAAGCTTTACTGGGGGAAAAAGTATACGAAGGTTTTGGAGATGAGTTTCCAATCCGTTTTGATTTTTTGGATACCATGGGAGGAGGCAATCTAAGTCTGCAGGTACATCCATTGAAAGACTATATAAAGGAAAAATTCGGAATGTCATATACACAGGATGAAAGCTACTACATACTGGATGCAGGGGAAGAAGCTTTCGTATATCTCGGTCTGAAAGAAAATATAAATCCTGAAAATATGATCAGAGATTTGGAAAAAGCACAGAATACCAATGCTTCGTTTGATGCAGATGAATATGTACAGAAATGGCCTGTTCGTAAACATGATCATGTATCAATACCAGCTGGAACCGTTCATTGTTCTGGAGCCAATTCTGTCGTACTGGAAATAAGTGCTACGCCATATATCTTTACATTTAAACTCTGGGATTGGGAACGCATGGGGCTTGATGGAAAACCAAGACCAATATTCCTGGAACACGGTAAAAATACAATACAGTGGAACCGCGTTGCATCATGGACAAAAGAAAATATACTGAATCTTACAGTACCTGTTGCAGATGGTGATGGATGGCATGAAGAACGAACCGGCCTGGATGCGCTGTCTTTTATTGAGACCAGACGACATTGGTTTAGTAAAAAAGTCTTGCACCATACTGAGGGGATTGTGAATGTTTTAAACCTGATTGAAGGACGGGAAGTCATTATAGAAAGCCCTGATGAAAGCTTTGCCCCATATATAATCCGCTATGCTGAAACCTTTATAGTACCGGCATCTGTTGGAGCTTATACCATTACACCTTATGGGGAGAGTGAGGGTAAAGAATGTGCCACTATAAAAGCATCCATCCGTACAGATATGATTAAAGATAAAATCTTAAAATAA
- a CDS encoding ROK family protein, whose protein sequence is MSKPVIAIDMGGTMIKIGILKENTILSSISMSSDSGNGLRQRLPHIEKAVKDLLAQQQLSCKDIAGLGIASPGIIDSNRKKIISIDKKFGDAPDIDLEEWCRHAFDIPFFIENDARASLLGEWKYGRAKDFDNVVLMSLGTGVGSAAVIEGHLLKGRHFTAGILGGHFVINYKGTACNCGNIGCVEAEASTWKLNSILKENSGYIDSKLALLSSADYKAVFQLAQEGDAVAVEIRDQSLHAWAACAINLIHAYDPEILVLTGGIMGSGSYIIPHIRDQIEKQAWTPWGKVKIESADFPESAALYGMSHLVNSLNKKNNEIE, encoded by the coding sequence ATGTCAAAACCAGTTATTGCAATAGACATGGGTGGAACCATGATCAAAATTGGTATTTTAAAAGAGAATACCATACTGTCTTCTATATCAATGAGTTCCGATTCCGGAAACGGACTCAGGCAGAGATTGCCCCATATAGAAAAAGCTGTAAAAGATTTACTGGCTCAGCAACAGCTTTCGTGTAAAGATATTGCGGGGTTAGGTATAGCTTCTCCTGGAATCATCGACAGTAATCGGAAGAAAATAATTTCTATTGACAAAAAATTTGGTGACGCTCCGGATATTGATCTGGAAGAATGGTGCAGACACGCATTTGATATTCCTTTTTTTATTGAAAATGATGCCCGTGCGTCATTATTGGGAGAATGGAAGTATGGCAGAGCAAAAGACTTTGATAATGTTGTTTTAATGAGTTTGGGTACGGGTGTAGGCAGTGCTGCTGTAATAGAAGGACACTTACTGAAAGGAAGGCATTTTACAGCCGGAATATTGGGCGGGCATTTCGTGATCAATTACAAAGGAACAGCATGTAATTGTGGTAATATAGGCTGTGTAGAGGCAGAAGCCTCAACCTGGAAGCTTAATTCAATACTCAAAGAAAATTCCGGTTATATAGATTCTAAACTGGCTCTTCTGTCTTCTGCAGATTATAAAGCGGTCTTTCAATTAGCACAGGAAGGAGATGCTGTTGCGGTGGAAATTCGCGATCAGAGTCTGCATGCATGGGCAGCCTGCGCTATCAACCTTATTCACGCCTATGATCCGGAAATACTCGTACTTACCGGAGGTATTATGGGAAGCGGTTCTTATATCATACCACACATCAGAGACCAGATAGAAAAACAGGCGTGGACTCCATGGGGAAAGGTGAAAATTGAATCCGCCGATTTTCCGGAATCCGCCGCCTTGTACGGGATGTCACATCTTGTAAATAGTCTGAATAAAAAAAATAATGAAATCGAATAA
- a CDS encoding glycoside hydrolase family 38 C-terminal domain-containing protein → MHKRYFILLTFLLLLSNFIYGQKKVPFFGNIETVNGYAREISGENISYFSAFPDYANQALLTRTTDGAKIIEWETDTVPEKISGPYIYFSWLVSHSSGTSGGVRHFDLSINDQKALTLTTYPGNQRKDWIAKGADSTAFVFHQKKTDGLKDSYGIAYLRIPVNKVTPGKPLRLKMTGQAQNSRDWFMTYKFTFQEKMDADMTPFILKDGRRLITLTTLHFGKEQKITAKVNNKETFCFGMEDGIKSFEIPVSVSEKENSVLVSVSAGKKELYRKILPVENVVPRTLYFIHHSHTDVGYSHLQAEVAKIHTQNIYDALKMIQETRNLPEEARFKWNVEALWDVENFMQKATPEEIQSFIKAVKEGSIGLSAMYANMLTGLSQPEELFHYTEYAQRLEKEYGLSIKSAMMSDVPGFAWSLVPALTSSGVKYFSSGPNYLGKTNPYLGDRVGNFVKSWGDKPVWWQSPSGKEKILFWTAGRGYSSWHGNHPGDVFENGKKKIAEYLNDLTKTQYPYDMVQWRYNIVADNGPIDTSVSKFVDEWNKKYTSPKIILSTNEKMFEAFEKKYGDQLPVVKGDMSPYWEDGAMSTAKEEGINRNSSLKLQQLTTLYSILNPELYDREKFYEAWKNIILFHEHTWGAFNSVTAPDLPFVADQWKVKKQFSIDGNTRANKLEEDLLKPMISPGSKTIAVFNTSSWIRNGTVILKSKVDGNGLQDASGNKIPLQKLSDGTVAFIAKNVPALGYSLYTVLKDAVKAESPFSISGNEMSNGKVSVVWDTKTGSIVQIKDKSEFNHAGSFNQQGLNSYWYVPGSNPQDALSNSEVKVKILENGPLVAKVSLLSEAPGANSLERIITLFSDSNEVFLENIVDKKPVRTKESVHFGFPFNSGFKDITVDAGYGIMKYLTDQLPGSNMDYWYSRRWVDASSGKKGIQWMLLETPLIEASEMIDERMIIDNSHKKWKDKGISGTTNWFSYAMNNYWHTNYKADQEGPVHYHYVLRPHDAFNSVENEKSAAAFTQPLTAIPVNEKLSAGRSLFQMSNDRIVVTTVTPEKDHSFIIRFYNPDEKEQSGTLIWDKLKPAKLINLKTGKTFLPDEKITIAGMDVVEIKVLP, encoded by the coding sequence ATGCATAAAAGATATTTTATTTTATTAACGTTTCTTCTCCTATTGAGTAATTTTATTTACGGACAGAAAAAAGTGCCTTTTTTTGGTAATATAGAAACGGTTAACGGGTATGCCCGTGAAATAAGTGGTGAAAATATCAGCTACTTTTCTGCATTTCCTGATTATGCCAACCAGGCATTACTTACCCGTACTACAGACGGCGCCAAAATTATTGAATGGGAAACGGACACTGTACCAGAAAAAATATCAGGCCCATACATCTATTTCAGTTGGTTGGTATCCCATTCTTCGGGGACCAGCGGAGGAGTGCGTCATTTCGATCTTTCGATCAATGACCAAAAGGCACTTACACTGACAACTTATCCCGGGAATCAACGTAAAGATTGGATTGCCAAAGGAGCAGACAGTACAGCTTTTGTGTTTCATCAGAAAAAAACAGATGGACTCAAAGACTCTTATGGAATTGCTTATTTGCGGATCCCTGTCAATAAAGTCACACCCGGCAAACCCCTGCGGCTAAAAATGACAGGACAGGCACAAAACAGCAGAGACTGGTTTATGACCTATAAATTTACTTTTCAGGAAAAAATGGATGCTGATATGACTCCTTTTATTCTAAAAGACGGCAGAAGACTTATTACGCTTACTACGCTTCATTTTGGAAAAGAGCAAAAAATAACAGCGAAAGTCAACAATAAAGAAACATTCTGTTTTGGTATGGAGGATGGTATTAAAAGCTTTGAAATACCCGTTTCTGTTTCAGAAAAAGAAAATTCTGTACTGGTGAGTGTGAGTGCTGGCAAAAAAGAACTTTACAGAAAAATACTCCCTGTTGAAAATGTAGTACCCCGTACCCTATATTTTATCCATCATTCTCATACGGATGTAGGGTATTCTCATTTGCAGGCAGAAGTCGCAAAGATTCATACTCAAAATATCTATGATGCTCTCAAAATGATACAAGAGACTCGAAATCTGCCTGAAGAAGCCCGTTTTAAATGGAACGTAGAAGCGCTCTGGGATGTAGAGAATTTTATGCAGAAAGCAACTCCTGAAGAAATACAATCTTTTATAAAAGCTGTAAAGGAAGGAAGCATAGGCCTTTCTGCAATGTATGCTAATATGTTGACCGGATTGAGTCAGCCGGAAGAATTATTCCACTATACAGAATATGCACAAAGACTGGAGAAGGAATATGGCTTGTCTATTAAAAGCGCGATGATGTCCGATGTTCCTGGATTTGCATGGTCTCTGGTCCCTGCATTAACCTCTTCAGGGGTAAAATATTTTTCCAGCGGGCCCAATTATCTGGGCAAGACCAATCCTTATCTTGGGGACCGGGTAGGAAATTTTGTAAAAAGCTGGGGAGATAAGCCGGTATGGTGGCAGTCACCTTCCGGTAAGGAAAAAATATTATTCTGGACAGCCGGTAGAGGATACTCTTCATGGCATGGGAACCACCCCGGTGATGTCTTCGAAAACGGTAAGAAAAAAATCGCCGAATATCTTAATGACCTTACTAAAACCCAATATCCTTATGATATGGTACAATGGCGTTATAATATTGTCGCGGATAACGGACCTATTGATACATCTGTCTCAAAATTTGTAGATGAGTGGAACAAAAAATATACTTCACCAAAAATAATACTGAGTACAAATGAAAAAATGTTTGAAGCGTTTGAAAAAAAATATGGAGATCAGCTTCCTGTAGTAAAAGGAGATATGAGTCCCTATTGGGAAGATGGGGCTATGTCTACAGCTAAGGAAGAAGGAATCAACAGAAATAGCAGTTTAAAACTTCAGCAGCTTACAACTCTTTATTCCATATTGAATCCAGAGCTTTATGACCGTGAAAAGTTTTATGAAGCATGGAAAAATATTATCCTTTTTCATGAGCATACATGGGGAGCATTCAATAGTGTTACAGCTCCTGACCTTCCCTTTGTTGCCGATCAGTGGAAAGTGAAAAAACAGTTTTCTATTGATGGAAACACACGTGCAAATAAACTGGAGGAAGACTTGTTAAAACCTATGATAAGTCCCGGATCAAAAACAATAGCAGTGTTCAATACCTCATCATGGATCCGAAACGGGACAGTCATTCTTAAAAGTAAAGTAGATGGAAACGGCTTGCAGGATGCTTCCGGTAATAAAATTCCACTGCAGAAGCTTTCGGATGGTACGGTAGCATTCATCGCCAAAAACGTTCCTGCGTTGGGTTATAGTTTATACACTGTTCTTAAAGATGCAGTAAAGGCTGAGAGTCCGTTTTCAATTTCAGGCAATGAGATGTCTAACGGAAAAGTTTCAGTAGTATGGGATACGAAGACAGGTAGTATTGTTCAAATTAAAGATAAAAGTGAATTTAATCATGCCGGAAGTTTTAATCAACAGGGACTTAACAGCTATTGGTATGTTCCCGGATCTAACCCTCAGGATGCTTTGTCTAACAGTGAAGTTAAAGTAAAGATCTTGGAAAACGGTCCTCTGGTCGCTAAAGTTTCCTTATTATCAGAAGCTCCCGGAGCAAACAGTCTTGAACGTATAATAACCCTGTTTTCAGATAGTAATGAAGTTTTTCTGGAAAATATTGTAGATAAAAAACCTGTACGCACGAAAGAATCTGTCCATTTCGGCTTTCCTTTTAATTCCGGATTTAAAGATATAACGGTGGATGCCGGATATGGTATTATGAAATACCTTACAGATCAGCTCCCCGGATCCAATATGGATTATTGGTACAGCCGCCGTTGGGTGGATGCTTCTTCCGGGAAAAAAGGAATACAGTGGATGTTGCTGGAAACTCCTTTAATTGAAGCATCAGAAATGATAGATGAAAGAATGATTATAGACAACAGTCATAAAAAATGGAAAGATAAAGGCATTTCTGGAACAACTAACTGGTTCAGTTACGCCATGAATAATTACTGGCACACCAACTATAAAGCAGATCAGGAAGGTCCGGTGCATTATCATTATGTACTTCGTCCACATGATGCTTTTAATTCTGTAGAAAATGAAAAATCGGCTGCTGCATTTACACAACCTTTGACAGCTATTCCGGTCAATGAAAAATTATCTGCAGGAAGAAGTTTGTTTCAGATGAGCAATGACAGGATTGTTGTTACTACTGTCACACCTGAGAAAGACCATAGTTTTATCATCAGATTCTATAATCCCGATGAAAAAGAGCAGTCAGGTACTTTGATATGGGACAAGTTGAAACCTGCAAAGCTGATTAATCTTAAAACAGGGAAAACATTTTTACCTGACGAAAAAATTACCATTGCAGGAATGGATGTCGTAGAAATTAAAGTACTGCCATAA